A stretch of the SAR86 cluster bacterium genome encodes the following:
- the rlmN gene encoding 23S rRNA (adenine(2503)-C(2))-methyltransferase RlmN, giving the protein MKQNHSKKINLMGLSRRELEDFFVSIEEKPFRATQIIKWIHQRGVSDISQMTDLSKELRQRLEETCEIKVPEILYEKSSKDGTKKWVIKVGEKDLIEMVLIPEKNRATLCVSSQVGCAVDCSFCATGKQGFSRNLDLDEIIGQVWVAANSFGLPREPNSRHITNVVMMGMGEPLLNFEPVVNAMDLMTDDHAYGLSKRKVTLSTSGIVPKIDDLSKVSDVALTISLHAPNDELRNELVPINKKYPIQELLDSVKRYVDSCDDKRITTIEYILIDGINDEMTHAEELAKLLRQLPCKINLIPFNAFEGSGYLKPSGNRVKRFQKYLQDEGYVTTIRSTRGDDIMAACGQLVGQVNDKTRRKERAQKNQIKTKAI; this is encoded by the coding sequence ATGAAACAAAATCATTCTAAGAAAATTAACCTTATGGGCTTAAGTAGGAGAGAGTTAGAGGATTTTTTTGTCTCCATTGAGGAAAAGCCGTTTAGGGCGACCCAAATAATTAAATGGATACATCAAAGAGGAGTTTCAGATATCTCTCAGATGACCGATCTGTCAAAAGAATTGCGCCAAAGACTAGAAGAAACTTGTGAAATAAAGGTTCCTGAAATTTTATATGAAAAATCATCAAAAGATGGAACCAAAAAATGGGTCATTAAAGTTGGAGAAAAAGATTTAATTGAAATGGTTCTCATACCTGAAAAGAATAGAGCCACTTTATGCGTTTCATCACAAGTTGGGTGTGCGGTAGATTGCAGTTTTTGTGCTACTGGAAAGCAGGGCTTTTCAAGAAATTTAGACTTAGATGAAATAATAGGACAAGTTTGGGTTGCTGCTAATTCCTTTGGCTTACCTAGAGAGCCTAACTCAAGACATATTACAAATGTGGTAATGATGGGAATGGGAGAACCATTGTTAAACTTTGAACCTGTTGTAAATGCCATGGATTTAATGACAGATGATCACGCTTATGGTCTATCTAAAAGAAAAGTTACTTTGAGCACCTCAGGTATTGTTCCTAAAATTGATGACTTAAGTAAGGTAAGTGATGTTGCTCTTACAATATCCTTACATGCTCCTAATGATGAACTTAGAAATGAGCTGGTTCCTATAAATAAAAAATATCCCATTCAAGAGCTGCTGGATTCAGTGAAGCGTTATGTCGATTCATGCGATGATAAGAGAATAACAACAATCGAGTATATTCTGATTGATGGTATTAATGATGAAATGACACATGCAGAAGAGTTGGCAAAGTTATTGCGACAATTACCCTGCAAAATAAATCTAATTCCTTTTAATGCCTTTGAAGGATCAGGTTATCTAAAACCCTCGGGAAATAGAGTGAAAAGGTTTCAAAAATATCTCCAAGATGAGGGTTATGTTACGACCATTAGATCAACAAGAGGTGACGACATCATGGCTGCTTGTGGACAATTAGTTGGACAAGTTAATGATAAGACGCGCAGAAAAGAACGAGCACAAAAAAATCAAATTAAGACTAAGGCAATCTAG
- a CDS encoding alpha/beta hydrolase, protein MKINRSFILALCLLSSCNESKEIDIKDFFSLEGDVFLLGEYLADLNFGLHDIEISSSAESTLLIGIHGSNSEGYEWVYPLKTLNNDTTIVSFFRWDDGSCPDSSIDILLNSIKTRLDQSPNLNKVILIGHSYGGLLVTTLSKIWDIDVPLHIHSVAGPLKGMGMLSSLCNYQPPSFLGTGISLHQWRTIQELDGAFKDLDYDPQVVDIKNSNVTRLPKTYKGNKLGHNWSISWVADEISKED, encoded by the coding sequence ATGAAAATCAATAGGTCTTTTATTTTGGCTCTATGCCTATTATCTTCTTGTAATGAATCAAAGGAAATAGACATCAAAGATTTCTTTAGCTTGGAAGGAGATGTCTTCTTGCTTGGAGAGTACTTGGCCGACTTAAATTTTGGTTTACACGATATAGAGATAAGCAGCTCAGCCGAAAGTACCCTTTTAATAGGTATTCATGGCAGCAATAGCGAGGGTTATGAGTGGGTATATCCGTTAAAGACCCTAAATAACGATACTACTATAGTTTCTTTCTTTCGCTGGGATGATGGCTCCTGCCCAGACTCTAGTATTGATATTTTACTTAACTCTATCAAGACCAGGCTTGATCAAAGTCCTAACTTAAATAAGGTAATACTTATTGGTCATAGTTACGGAGGCCTTCTGGTAACCACACTCTCTAAAATATGGGATATTGATGTTCCATTGCATATTCACTCTGTAGCAGGCCCTCTTAAAGGAATGGGTATGCTATCTTCACTATGTAATTACCAGCCTCCAAGCTTTTTAGGTACTGGGATTAGCCTACATCAATGGAGAACTATTCAAGAACTAGATGGTGCTTTTAAAGACCTAGACTATGACCCTCAAGTAGTGGATATAAAAAATAGCAATGTTACGAGACTGCCCAAAACATACAAAGGAAATAAATTAGGACATAATTGGTCTATTAGCTGGGTAGCTGATGAAATAAGTAAGGAAGACTAA
- a CDS encoding glycosyltransferase family 2 protein codes for MDLNKLEKQQNICFVLPTYNEEGTIESIIEQIKAEEKKQNTYKFSILVVDDNSTDQTQAVVRKVIDSSENIYLITGQKKGLGDAYKRGFLFALDTLEAVVIFQMDSDGQHDAYLIPEFLKEIKAGKDVVIGSRFIAGGSTPDFSLFRLIISRVGNLLVRYVGGVVNIKDCTSGYRAIKSSFLRDLDFSYLSIRGYSFQSSLICGLAWRGAVISEIPIIFKSRKAGDSKLSLRDQIEFLLNIPRLGFRNIEDFVKYSLVGFSGVVINLGTYALLTRYYNFSEAIAPLLSIEAALISNFLLNNFWTFGSRSNQSRVRVKFLKFHLVSGLGALINYVVFLLLFFVLEVHDIFANLIGIAFAAVVNYLINSNWTWKDNK; via the coding sequence ATGGATTTAAATAAATTGGAAAAGCAACAAAATATTTGTTTTGTTTTACCTACCTACAACGAGGAAGGAACTATTGAAAGTATAATTGAACAAATCAAGGCAGAAGAAAAAAAGCAAAATACTTATAAGTTTTCGATCTTGGTTGTAGATGATAATTCCACTGATCAAACTCAGGCTGTAGTCAGGAAAGTCATAGATTCGAGTGAAAATATATATCTAATTACTGGACAAAAGAAAGGTCTAGGAGATGCTTATAAGAGGGGCTTTTTGTTTGCCCTTGATACTTTGGAAGCTGTTGTAATATTTCAAATGGATTCAGATGGACAACACGATGCTTATTTAATACCCGAGTTTTTAAAAGAGATTAAAGCTGGAAAGGATGTAGTTATAGGTTCAAGATTCATCGCAGGTGGCTCTACACCTGATTTCTCACTTTTTAGATTAATAATAAGCAGAGTTGGTAATTTATTAGTTAGGTACGTAGGAGGTGTAGTTAATATTAAAGACTGCACATCTGGGTATAGGGCTATCAAAAGTTCATTTCTTAGAGATCTAGATTTCTCATACTTATCTATAAGAGGCTATAGTTTTCAGTCCTCACTGATTTGTGGTTTAGCTTGGCGAGGTGCAGTTATTTCAGAAATACCAATTATTTTTAAATCTAGAAAGGCGGGTGATTCAAAGCTTTCTTTGAGAGATCAAATTGAATTCCTACTAAATATACCCAGACTTGGTTTTAGAAATATTGAAGACTTCGTTAAATACTCTCTTGTAGGTTTCTCGGGCGTTGTAATCAATCTTGGAACTTATGCCCTTCTCACGAGATACTACAATTTTTCTGAAGCAATAGCTCCTTTACTCTCAATTGAAGCGGCATTAATTTCCAACTTTCTACTAAATAATTTTTGGACATTTGGAAGCAGATCAAATCAAAGCAGAGTCAGAGTGAAATTCCTTAAGTTTCATTTAGTGAGCGGATTAGGTGCTCTAATAAATTATGTAGTATTTTTATTATTATTCTTTGTTCTTGAAGTTCATGATATTTTCGCAAACCTTATTGGCATAGCTTTTGCAGCTGTAGTTAACTATTTAATTAACTCTAATTGGACATGGAAAGATAATAAATGA
- a CDS encoding phospholipid carrier-dependent glycosyltransferase, protein MNYISTHWQILSILLLGCVLRFYNLGLIPGPVFDEVFYPVFALNYLGGDIFFSVHPPLGSYILTFGILLYDFLPWTGSIDFSLAELGDLNPLSYRWIGAVSGIGLIYVGYRLALEIYHKKLFALLVALFFTLDGSLLVDSRFGLINIYLTLFGFMSLLFFITGIKAQSIGKLLLSGLMLGAVISIKWNGLGFWLTLMFFSFVIFLIKRSMLDSNGKYDNPDIRQILLVFLTPFIVYFILWFPDILHNEMTFFDKHSQMISYHFDKTDQKAHPYSSSWYTWPFMIRPIGYFFDSETIINAQGISSELFKAIHLFPNPALNFLSLISVILLTFKWIDILSQSINNRKAQEDVYPASLILIGFYANFLPWALASRSTFLYHYQPAACFAFMALAFMLCRLINKGKIANMSLYYASLSLILVSGLYWLPLQLGLEISSKSFYLRMWFETWI, encoded by the coding sequence TTGAATTACATAAGTACGCATTGGCAAATTTTATCTATCCTTTTGCTAGGATGTGTTTTAAGGTTTTATAATTTAGGGCTTATTCCAGGACCAGTTTTTGATGAAGTCTTTTACCCAGTCTTCGCTTTAAATTACTTAGGTGGAGATATCTTTTTCTCGGTACACCCCCCTCTGGGATCATATATCCTGACATTTGGTATTCTTCTTTATGACTTTTTACCTTGGACAGGTTCTATTGATTTCTCTCTCGCTGAACTAGGAGACTTAAATCCATTATCATATAGATGGATAGGGGCTGTCTCGGGCATAGGTCTCATTTATGTTGGCTACAGGCTTGCCCTAGAGATTTATCATAAAAAATTATTTGCTCTATTAGTCGCCCTTTTTTTTACTTTAGATGGGTCTTTATTGGTGGATTCAAGATTTGGACTCATAAATATTTATCTCACCTTATTTGGATTTATGTCTTTACTATTTTTTATAACAGGCATTAAAGCTCAAAGTATAGGTAAGTTGCTTTTGTCTGGTCTTATGCTCGGAGCGGTAATCTCAATAAAATGGAATGGTTTAGGATTCTGGCTAACTCTTATGTTTTTCTCATTTGTGATATTTCTTATCAAAAGATCAATGTTAGATTCAAATGGAAAATATGATAATCCAGATATTAGACAAATCTTATTAGTCTTCCTTACACCTTTTATAGTGTATTTCATCTTGTGGTTCCCAGATATTTTGCATAACGAAATGACATTTTTTGATAAGCACTCACAGATGATTTCTTATCACTTTGATAAGACGGATCAAAAGGCTCATCCTTACAGCTCTTCATGGTACACATGGCCATTTATGATAAGACCAATAGGTTATTTCTTTGATTCTGAAACAATAATTAATGCCCAAGGGATAAGTTCAGAACTATTTAAGGCCATCCATCTTTTCCCTAATCCGGCCCTCAACTTTCTTTCTTTAATTTCTGTAATTTTACTAACATTTAAATGGATAGATATATTGAGTCAATCAATAAACAATAGAAAGGCTCAAGAAGATGTATACCCGGCTAGTCTAATTTTGATAGGGTTTTATGCCAACTTTTTGCCTTGGGCATTAGCTTCCAGATCTACATTTCTTTATCATTATCAACCTGCAGCTTGTTTTGCTTTTATGGCTTTAGCTTTCATGCTTTGTAGGTTAATTAATAAAGGTAAGATTGCAAATATGTCTCTCTATTATGCTTCTTTGAGTCTGATACTGGTTTCTGGTCTGTATTGGCTCCCACTTCAGCTCGGTCTTGAAATCTCCAGTAAAAGCTTTTATTTAAGAATGTGGTTCGAAACATGGATTTAA
- a CDS encoding VOC family protein produces MYSHIMVGANDIEESKKFYDSTFAVLGGEPGVLSVNPTGHKRYMYFLDGNVFLISEPIDDQIATHGNGSTIGFSVKSAEQGDEWHEVGINNGGSTCEDPPGIREGMGMKMYLAYLRDPSGNKLCGILNMT; encoded by the coding sequence ATGTACAGTCACATAATGGTAGGAGCTAATGACATTGAAGAGTCTAAAAAATTTTATGACAGCACTTTTGCTGTCCTAGGCGGAGAGCCAGGAGTTCTTTCCGTAAATCCAACTGGTCATAAAAGATATATGTATTTTTTGGATGGAAATGTTTTTCTCATTTCTGAACCAATTGATGATCAGATTGCAACTCATGGCAATGGAAGCACCATAGGTTTCTCTGTAAAGAGTGCAGAGCAGGGAGATGAATGGCATGAAGTGGGAATTAATAATGGAGGTTCTACGTGTGAGGACCCTCCAGGTATACGTGAAGGTATGGGAATGAAGATGTATCTTGCTTACTTAAGAGATCCTTCTGGAAATAAACTTTGTGGAATTCTTAATATGACATAG
- a CDS encoding antibiotic biosynthesis monooxygenase produces MKKFLLVISMIAPLTMIFPMHHEGVKGDNPFLLIARIQVKPGKVNEYLEIADTVDNAVQEAEPGMLFHNFDSDPLNPLKFTWSEVYENSEALLFHLNAPYIPEYVGAHDRLADSFEIEIYGNISKEAFEAVTALGFPFKHFKTTRVGYTRDNILTNKRKDNIGKAQEFLDTAFSNPDKARSLLHENFSFEFMGICSLCTKADTDSFFNEFLPEVGRLIPEGIALEVVDTIGDSDSVVLRVSGKAQGINGTYNNNYAMVYKFADGKIISLNEYHSDLLAETRLYKKQVIPTN; encoded by the coding sequence ATGAAAAAGTTTTTATTGGTAATAAGTATGATTGCCCCACTGACAATGATTTTCCCAATGCATCATGAAGGGGTAAAAGGAGACAATCCTTTTCTTCTCATTGCAAGAATTCAGGTTAAACCTGGAAAGGTAAATGAATATTTAGAGATAGCAGATACCGTAGATAATGCGGTACAGGAAGCTGAGCCTGGCATGTTGTTTCATAACTTTGATTCAGACCCTTTGAATCCATTGAAATTTACCTGGAGTGAAGTTTATGAAAATAGTGAAGCTTTATTATTTCATCTTAATGCTCCTTATATTCCAGAATATGTAGGTGCGCATGACAGATTGGCAGATAGTTTTGAAATAGAAATTTACGGTAATATTTCCAAAGAGGCCTTTGAAGCTGTAACAGCTCTCGGGTTTCCATTCAAACACTTTAAAACAACTAGAGTTGGCTATACCAGAGATAATATTCTTACCAACAAGAGAAAAGATAATATTGGTAAAGCCCAAGAATTTTTAGATACGGCATTTTCTAACCCAGATAAAGCAAGATCACTTCTCCATGAGAATTTTTCTTTCGAGTTTATGGGAATATGCTCTTTATGTACAAAAGCAGATACAGATAGTTTTTTTAATGAGTTTCTTCCTGAAGTAGGACGTCTAATACCAGAAGGAATAGCTCTTGAGGTAGTCGACACCATTGGAGATAGTGATAGTGTTGTTTTAAGGGTTTCTGGAAAAGCGCAAGGAATTAACGGAACTTATAATAATAATTATGCTATGGTTTATAAGTTTGCTGATGGAAAAATTATTAGTTTGAATGAGTACCACAGTGATCTTCTGGCAGAAACCAGGCTATATAAAAAACAAGTTATACCAACTAATTAA
- a CDS encoding class I SAM-dependent methyltransferase — translation MKCILCDHPDTQLFYRENKKKYHKCPKCSLIFLDSKNYLSNKDERIRYEQHQNFVDDEKYIQFLSKLFIPLKERLTNHKEGLDFGCGPGPALAKMFNDAGYIMDVYDPYFFPNETIFSKPYDFISCTEVLEHVFNPAKVIFDLNKILKKDGWLGIMTNFYDENIDFASWYYRKDPTHVAFYSKETLTNIASNMSWTLEFPDKNIVLFKK, via the coding sequence ATGAAATGCATACTCTGCGATCATCCTGATACTCAATTATTTTATAGAGAGAATAAAAAAAAATATCATAAGTGTCCTAAATGCTCTCTTATTTTCCTGGATAGCAAAAATTACTTATCAAACAAAGATGAGCGAATTAGATATGAGCAGCATCAAAACTTTGTTGATGATGAGAAATATATACAATTCCTTTCAAAGCTCTTCATTCCACTGAAAGAAAGATTAACTAATCATAAAGAGGGGTTGGATTTTGGATGCGGGCCCGGGCCAGCACTGGCAAAAATGTTTAATGACGCGGGTTATATTATGGATGTATATGACCCTTATTTTTTCCCGAATGAAACTATTTTTTCAAAACCCTATGACTTTATATCCTGCACAGAAGTTTTAGAGCATGTCTTTAATCCCGCAAAAGTAATCTTTGATTTAAATAAAATACTAAAAAAAGATGGATGGTTAGGAATCATGACTAATTTTTATGATGAAAATATAGATTTTGCCTCTTGGTATTATCGCAAAGACCCAACTCATGTAGCCTTTTACTCTAAAGAAACTCTCACGAATATTGCATCTAACATGTCTTGGACCTTAGAATTTCCAGACAAGAATATTGTTTTGTTTAAAAAATAA